TTTACCGGTCCAACGCAAGCACATCTTGATGGCCGAAGTGGTGATCCTATGGGATTTGCAGTCGAGGATTACCGTCAACAGCGGGCAGGCCTTTTTCTGCGGGATGTTCGCTACCGAATTCACGCTTGGTTTGAATTTATTCCACAAGAAAAAAGAATCAGAAACAAATCTGTAACACCTGAGTTCTGGGCCGACAGCGAGGAAGCGAGCCAGTTCGTCAATGCAAATGAAAACGAAGGAAAATACGCGGCTATGTTCGAACGACGGGCCAGGAAAGGGCAATGCTTTCACAGGCCCTATCTTGGATGCAGAGAATTTGCCTGCGATTTCAAATTGGTAGATCCATCACATGATCTGCCACCTTCTATAGAGAAGACTGACGATCTGGGATGGATGCTGTACGACCTGAACTTTGAAGACCCACAGGACCCGCAACCGATGTTTTTTCGTGCCCTCTTGGAAAACGGTACCATCAACACTGACAGAAACAGCGTGGAGGTGCGTGGATGATACTGCAGGCACTGAAAGATTATTATGACAGAAAAGCAGCTGATCCTGACAGCGGAATTGCACCGATAGGATGGGAGTTAAAGGAAATTCCCTTTGTGATTGTTCTTGATGCACAAGGAAATCTGGTGCAGATTGAAGATACCCGTGAGGGTATGGGAAAAGAGCGAAGAGCTAAACAGTTTCTGGTTCCAGAAGGTGTAAAAAAGACATCCGGGATTGCCGCAAATCTTCTCTGGGACGTTGCTGGATATGTTTTCGGTATATCATATTTGGATAAGCTGGA
Above is a genomic segment from Marispirochaeta aestuarii containing:
- the cas5c gene encoding type I-C CRISPR-associated protein Cas5c; the protein is MSWCLEVWGDYACFTRPEMKVERVSYDVMTPSAARAIYEAILWKPAIRWHITRIDVLEPIKWISVRRNEVGKIFTGPTQAHLDGRSGDPMGFAVEDYRQQRAGLFLRDVRYRIHAWFEFIPQEKRIRNKSVTPEFWADSEEASQFVNANENEGKYAAMFERRARKGQCFHRPYLGCREFACDFKLVDPSHDLPPSIEKTDDLGWMLYDLNFEDPQDPQPMFFRALLENGTINTDRNSVEVRG